Below is a genomic region from bacterium.
AGGTAGTATAGTCCCGCATATAAACTGGACTTGGCTAACGAATTTAGCCGGAAAACCAGTGCAACTTATTTTAAGAGGCAGGCTGGACACTACTTACTTTAAAAACAACAATTTTTTTGCTGCTGGAAATTTTTCAGATCAACTGATATATGATGGCCTGAATCGTACCTATTTAGACCCTGAAACTCCCGATTATTTTAATGCCAACTATACAGTTTTTTCGGGTAATGTTCAGCAAGACCCATTGTTCGTTGACGCAAATAATAATGATTTTCACCTTCAACCGGGCAGTCCGATGATTGATGCTGGAGGTTTCCTCACCATTATCACGAGTCCAAGTGGTAGCGGTAATCAAATAACCGTTGAGGATGCCGGATATTTCTATGATGGTTATGGTATTGAAGGTGAAGCCGGGGATATCATCCAGTTAAAAGGACAGACAACCGGAACAGGGATTATTAATATTGATTATAATACCAACACCCTTACCCTTAATCAGTCTTTAACCTGGACAACTGGGCAAGAAGTGAGTTTAGCTTATTCTGGAACTGCCCTTGATATCGGTGCTTATGAATATGTTTTATTTCCTGTGGCTGTAATACAAAATGAACCAAAAGAGGGTCGCGCTCCCCTTACTGTCTCGTTTGATGGTTCACAAAGCACATCTCCTAATGGAGATATAGTAAGTTATGAATGGGATTTTGGAGATGGCTCAACATCAACAGGAATGAAAACTTCCCATATTTTCACTTCTCCTGGAGAATATACAGTGACATTAACTGTAACCGATGTCTATGGAGTAAAGGATGAATCTCAAACTCATATTATAGTATTTCAAAAAGAATTTGCAGAATTACCAGCAGGTTGTTATAACAACGTATTTAATCCAGCAAAAGGAGAAAGAGCATTAATCGTAGTAGAACTGCCAAAACAAGCTTATGTAAGATTAAATCTTTATAATACCAGAGGCAATAGAATAAGAGAACTGGCAGATGAACAGAAAGAAGCAGGTATCCATAAGTACTACTGGGATGGAAGGAATGACTCAGGCGATGTCGTTGGCTCTGGGTTATATTTTGTTCATATACAGGCGGGGGATTATAAAAAGACAAAGAAGATTGTTGTGGTGAAATAACGCTTGAAAACAGGACTACACTATAGTCTTTTCTGTCTTCTTATCAAAAACATGAATTTTATCCATATCAAAGACCATTTCTATGTCCTGGTTAACTTTTGCTTTATTGTGTGAACCAACGCGGGCAATAAAAATACTTTTGCTGGTGGTTAAATGTAACATTATCTCAGCACCCATAGGCTCCACAACCTCTACAGTACTGGAAATAGTGTTATCCCGGGTAGCTCCCGCAGAGTAGAGCTTATCATAAATATCCTCTGGTCGGATGCCGAAGATTACTTCTCTGCCCACATAGGGTTCGAGGGGTTTTCCCATTCTCTTACTGACTTTTACTTCGTAGTTTCCTTCATCTAGATATATTCCAGCATTCTTTTTTATTACCCGGCATTCCATAAAGTTCATTGGGGGTGTCCCGATGAACCCGGCCACAAACTTATTTACCGGCTGGTCATAAAGAGTGATTGGATCTGCCACCTGGTGAATGATACCATCCTTCAATACTGTGATCTTGTCTCCCATGGTCATAGCCTCTACCTGGTCGTGAGTCACGTAGATCATAGTAGCTTGCAGCCGCTTGTGAAGCTTGCTGAGTTCTGTCCTCATCTGAACTCTCATCTTTGCGTCTAAATTACTTAAAGGTTCATCGAATAAGAAGACTTTTGGTTTACGAACTATAGCCCTTCCCACTGCTACCCTCTGTCTCTCTCCGCCAGAGAGTGCCTTTGGCCTTCTGTTTAGAAGAGGCCGGATACCTAAAATCTCTGCTGCTTCTTCTACCCTGCGTTGTATCTCTTCCTTGGGATACTTTCTCAATTTTAGTGCAAAAGCCATATTTTCATAGGCAGTCATATGGGGGTAAAGAGCGTA
It encodes:
- a CDS encoding PKD domain-containing protein, with amino-acid sequence MKPDTLRITAFTIMFYGYDNGKVTVPSDNSMAGIPNPPPIKNVADYYNYPFTDLYAFEDNMFKNNILSEGSIVPHINWTWLTNLAGKPVQLILRGRLDTTYFKNNNFFAAGNFSDQLIYDGLNRTYLDPETPDYFNANYTVFSGNVQQDPLFVDANNNDFHLQPGSPMIDAGGFLTIITSPSGSGNQITVEDAGYFYDGYGIEGEAGDIIQLKGQTTGTGIINIDYNTNTLTLNQSLTWTTGQEVSLAYSGTALDIGAYEYVLFPVAVIQNEPKEGRAPLTVSFDGSQSTSPNGDIVSYEWDFGDGSTSTGMKTSHIFTSPGEYTVTLTVTDVYGVKDESQTHIIVFQKEFAELPAGCYNNVFNPAKGERALIVVELPKQAYVRLNLYNTRGNRIRELADEQKEAGIHKYYWDGRNDSGDVVGSGLYFVHIQAGDYKKTKKIVVVK
- the ugpC gene encoding sn-glycerol-3-phosphate ABC transporter ATP-binding protein UgpC — protein: MARVVLRKATKLYPGGVIGAKDINLEIADKEFCILVGPSGCGKSTTLRMIAGLEEVTEGEIYIDDRLINDIPPKNRDIAMVFQNYALYPHMTAYENMAFALKLRKYPKEEIQRRVEEAAEILGIRPLLNRRPKALSGGERQRVAVGRAIVRKPKVFLFDEPLSNLDAKMRVQMRTELSKLHKRLQATMIYVTHDQVEAMTMGDKITVLKDGIIHQVADPITLYDQPVNKFVAGFIGTPPMNFMECRVIKKNAGIYLDEGNYEVKVSKRMGKPLEPYVGREVIFGIRPEDIYDKLYSAGATRDNTISSTVEVVEPMGAEIMLHLTTSKSIFIARVGSHNKAKVNQDIEMVFDMDKIHVFDKKTEKTIV